The DNA segment TTCTCTGGAGAATTCCCGTTTTGATGGGGAAATAGACCTTCAGATTTTCAATGCTTAAGATAGTATTTTCATCTTTCATTTTGATTCCCCCTCAAAAAACAGCGCACTTTCCGCCTTCCTTCTGCATACTCCGGCGGTTCCTCCCTGCTGCACCGCTCGGTAGCGTAAGGGCAGCGAGGCGCAAAACGGCAGCCGGACGGGAAACGCAGCGGATTCGGGACGGTGCCTTTTATGGATTCCAGACGGTTTCCGCGCGTTACCTTGATTCCCGGAATGGAAAGGATCAAAAGTTTCGTATAAGGATGCCATGGATCGGCAAAAACTTCTTCCATGCCGCCCTCTTCCACAATTTTTCCTGCATACATGACGGCGACACGGCTGGCAATCTGGGAAACCACGCCAAAATCATGGGTAATCAGGAGGATTGACATGTTCATATCCTTTTGGAGCTGTTTTAACAGATCCAAAATCTGAGCCTGGATTGTCACGTCAAGCGCCGTCGTCGGCTCATCGGCAATCACCATTTTCGGATTGGACGCCAGGGAAATGGCAATCATGACCCTCTGGCGCAGGCCGCCGGAAAGCTGGTGCGGGTACACCTTAAGACGCTCCTCCGGATTGGGAACGCCGGTCTTTTTTAAGATATCAATGGAACGCTTCTTCACCTCTTCTTTTGAAATCCCCGGATTGTGAAGGCGGAACACCTCTCCAAGCTGTTTGTCAATCCGGTACACAGGATTTAATGAGGTCATCGGTTCCTGAAAAATCATGGAAATCTCTGAGCCGCGAAGCTTGCGGGCCTGGTTTTTGTCAATATTCGTCACGTCGCGGCCATTTAAGATAATGGAATCCGCCTGAAGCTCAGCCGTTTCCGGAAGGAGCCGGATCAGAGAAAGGGAGGTGATGGTTTTTCCACAGCCGGACTCTCCCACTAACGCCAGGGTTTCTCCCTGTCCCACGGAAAAGGAAATTCCATCGACAGCCTTGACGACTCCCTCCGGCGTATGAAACCAGGTACGGAGATTTTTTACTTCCAGACAATTTTTATTTTCCATATGTCCACCTACTTTCTCATCTTGGGATCAAACGCGTCCCTGAGCCCGTCGCCAATCCAGTTCATTGAAAGAACCGTGATGGAGATCGCAAGCCCTGGGATTGTCGTCAGATAAGGAGCAAGCTGCAAATAATTCTTTCCCTGGCTTAACATCATGCCCCAGTCGGGAGCCGCCGCATCGGCGCCGAGCCCCAGATAGTTAAGGCTCGCCGCGGAAAGAATGGCGCTGCCCACGGCCAGTGTCCCCTGGATAATTAAGGGGCCGATGCAGTTGGGAAGGACATGACGGAAAATAACCCTGGCATTTTTAAAGCCGGCCGCCTTGGCAGACTCCACATATTCCATGTTCTTTACCGAAAGAACCTGGCCGCGGGTCAGTCTGGCAAACCTCGGCCAGCTTGTGACTGCCAGCGTAATGATAATATTTCTCTGGCTGGAACCGAGAACAGACATAATGGCAATGGCTACAATCAGGAACGGGAACGACAGCATGATATCCGTAAAACGCATCAGGATGCTTTCGATCACGCCTCCGAAATATCCGCTGTACAGACCGATGACGACGCCGATTACGGCTGCGGCCGCTGCGACGGAAAGGCCTGTTAAAAGGGAGCTGCGGCCGCCGTAAAGGAGACGGCACCAGATGTCGCGGCCAAGGTCGTCGGTGCCTAACGGGTGCTCTGCGTCGCCCGGTTCCACAAGCATATTC comes from the Eubacteriaceae bacterium Marseille-Q4139 genome and includes:
- a CDS encoding ABC transporter ATP-binding protein, whose protein sequence is MENKNCLEVKNLRTWFHTPEGVVKAVDGISFSVGQGETLALVGESGCGKTITSLSLIRLLPETAELQADSIILNGRDVTNIDKNQARKLRGSEISMIFQEPMTSLNPVYRIDKQLGEVFRLHNPGISKEEVKKRSIDILKKTGVPNPEERLKVYPHQLSGGLRQRVMIAISLASNPKMVIADEPTTALDVTIQAQILDLLKQLQKDMNMSILLITHDFGVVSQIASRVAVMYAGKIVEEGGMEEVFADPWHPYTKLLILSIPGIKVTRGNRLESIKGTVPNPLRFPSGCRFAPRCPYATERCSREEPPEYAEGRRKVRCFLRGNQNER
- a CDS encoding ABC transporter permease is translated as MAEEKKKDFEFEDEISLPVTSYWKDVVRRFCKNKIAVLGLVLLSVIIILCVGAPLFTDYDPVIDMDLMNMLVEPGDAEHPLGTDDLGRDIWCRLLYGGRSSLLTGLSVAAAAAVIGVVIGLYSGYFGGVIESILMRFTDIMLSFPFLIVAIAIMSVLGSSQRNIIITLAVTSWPRFARLTRGQVLSVKNMEYVESAKAAGFKNARVIFRHVLPNCIGPLIIQGTLAVGSAILSAASLNYLGLGADAAAPDWGMMLSQGKNYLQLAPYLTTIPGLAISITVLSMNWIGDGLRDAFDPKMRK